In Komagataeibacter sucrofermentans DSM 15973, the genomic window CCTGCGCCACAGCGCGAGCCACGGCCAGGATTTCCTGCGCCGCCCGGTCACGCGCTTCATTGGTGCCAGCCCGCACATCAAGCGTGAACACCACCTCGCCCGGCACCACGTTGGCGGCACCCGGCATCACATCGAGCGACCCCACGGTAGCCACCAGCCCCTGCGTGCCCGCGCGGCCGATGCGCTCGGCGACGAGAATGATCTCGGCGGCCCCGGCCAGCGCGTCGCGCCGCAGGTCCATCGATACGGTGCCCGCATGCCCCGCCATGCCGCGCAGGGTGATGCGGTAGCGGTGCTGGGCGGCAATGGCGCTGACCACGCCAAGGGCCCGGCCCTCTGCCTCGAGCACCGGCCCCTGCTCGATATGCGCCTCGACATAGGCAAGGATCTGCTCTCCCTTGCGGGATGCCTTGTGCATCTGGCCTGCATCCAGCCCGAATGCTTCGAGCGCCGAGGCCAGCGTTGCGGTCTCGGCCCAGTCGCGCATGGCGGGATCGGGGGCTTCGAGCACGCCCGCCACGGCATGCGAGGTCAGCATGCCTGAGGGAAAGCGCGAGCCCTCCTCATCGCCAAAGCCGATGACTTCCAGCGCGAAGGGGAAGCGCCTGCCCGCTGCCGCGAAATGGGCCACGGCCTCGATGCCGAGGATGACGCCCAGCATGCCATCAAAAAAACCGCCATCGCGCACGCTGTCGATATGCGAGCCGAGCAGCAGCACCGGGGCATCAGGCGTCAGGCCCTCATACCGGCCCAGCAGGTTACCTGCCGCATCCATGCGCGTGGTCATGCCCGCCGCATGCATCCACGTGGCCAGCCGGTCGCAGGTGGCGCGGTAGGATGGGCCGAGATAGGGGCGGAACAGCCCGCCCTCCATCTCGGAATACGGCGCGCGCCCCAGTTCGGCGCAGCGTGCAACCGCACGCTGGCCCGAAGGCTGATCCATGCCCGCCTGTGCGTTTACCATGCTGCTACACACCCGTCGCTACGCGGATCGGTCGCCCCTTCGAGCAGGCCGGATTCATGGCGCACCAGCGCGCCCGCATGCCCCATGATGGAGGAAAATGGCGCCACGCGTTCCATCTGGTGGCCTGCGGCACTCATGCGGGCAATCACCTCGGGGTCGAAGCGGTCCTCGTATTTCAGGCTGACGCTGGATTCCCCCCATGTGCGGCCCAGCAACCAGCGCGGCGCCGTTATGGCGCGCTGCAACGGCATGCCGTAACGCGCGTAGCGGGTGAATACGGCCGCCTGTGTCTGGGGCTGTCCCTCGCCCCCCATGGTGCCGTACACCATGGTCCGGCCATCCTCGAAGCGCGCGCCCGCCGGGTTGAGCGTATGGAACGGCTTGCGGCCTGGCTGCAGCCCGTTCCACCCCTGCGGGTCAAGGCCAAAGCTGGTGCCCCGGTTCTGCCACACAACACCCGTGCGCGGCAGCACCACGCCCGAGCCATATTCAAAATACAGGCTCTGGATCATGCTCACGGCCAGCCC contains:
- a CDS encoding allantoate amidohydrolase, producing the protein MVNAQAGMDQPSGQRAVARCAELGRAPYSEMEGGLFRPYLGPSYRATCDRLATWMHAAGMTTRMDAAGNLLGRYEGLTPDAPVLLLGSHIDSVRDGGFFDGMLGVILGIEAVAHFAAAGRRFPFALEVIGFGDEEGSRFPSGMLTSHAVAGVLEAPDPAMRDWAETATLASALEAFGLDAGQMHKASRKGEQILAYVEAHIEQGPVLEAEGRALGVVSAIAAQHRYRITLRGMAGHAGTVSMDLRRDALAGAAEIILVAERIGRAGTQGLVATVGSLDVMPGAANVVPGEVVFTLDVRAGTNEARDRAAQEILAVARAVAQARRLEVAISVQQDLDATPCDPRLTSFMEQAVRDVTGTEPRLLVSGAGHDAMIMAHLAPVSMLFIRCAGGISHNPAESVTDADVDAALRAMIAFIGLFERHFG